One window of Caldisericum exile AZM16c01 genomic DNA carries:
- the porA gene encoding 2-ketoisovalerate ferredoxin oxidoreductase subunit alpha: MAKLKPLTGAQATAEAMRQINPDVVVAYPITPQTPIVEFFAQFVADGVVDTEMVPIESEHSALSAVVGASAAGARAMCATSSQGLALMWEIVAAAPGLRLPIVMPVVNRALSAPINIHCDHSDTMGTLTLGWVQIYSENAQEAYENMLLALRIAEHPNVLLPVMVMQDGFITSHGVEVVKVLEDEEVKKFISERKPDRYLLNVKNPYTVGPLALPDYYFEVKRQQEVAIYNAKDVYLEVGEELSKLTGNKYPLFEEYRTEDAEAVIVALSSTAGTAKDAVDEMREQGYKVGLIKPKLFRPFPYKEMRETLERFKVVGVLDRSIAFGAYAPVYSEIRNALYESDKKPKLQSYIYGLGGRDIFKTDIKKVFEELLSGNVDSQTQRYIGLRE, translated from the coding sequence ATGGCAAAGCTTAAACCTTTAACTGGAGCCCAGGCAACAGCCGAGGCGATGCGTCAGATAAACCCAGATGTTGTTGTTGCGTATCCAATAACACCTCAAACACCAATTGTTGAATTTTTTGCTCAGTTTGTTGCTGATGGCGTTGTAGATACAGAAATGGTTCCAATTGAATCTGAACACTCAGCCCTTTCAGCAGTTGTTGGAGCATCTGCTGCAGGTGCAAGAGCAATGTGTGCAACCTCTTCGCAAGGACTTGCTCTTATGTGGGAAATTGTCGCAGCAGCACCAGGCTTGAGACTTCCAATTGTTATGCCTGTTGTAAATAGGGCGTTATCTGCACCAATTAATATTCACTGTGATCACTCAGACACAATGGGAACGTTAACGCTTGGCTGGGTACAAATATATTCTGAGAATGCTCAAGAGGCGTATGAAAACATGCTGCTTGCTTTGAGAATTGCAGAACATCCAAATGTATTGCTTCCTGTGATGGTTATGCAGGATGGATTTATCACAAGCCATGGTGTTGAGGTCGTAAAGGTACTTGAAGATGAAGAAGTGAAAAAATTCATTTCCGAAAGAAAACCTGATAGGTATCTTCTTAATGTAAAGAATCCTTATACAGTTGGCCCGCTTGCGCTTCCTGATTACTACTTTGAAGTGAAGAGGCAGCAAGAAGTAGCAATATATAATGCAAAAGATGTTTATCTTGAAGTAGGTGAGGAACTTTCGAAACTTACAGGAAATAAGTATCCATTGTTTGAAGAATATCGGACTGAAGATGCAGAAGCAGTTATTGTTGCACTTTCATCAACCGCAGGCACTGCAAAGGATGCTGTAGATGAAATGAGAGAGCAAGGTTATAAAGTTGGACTTATAAAGCCAAAACTCTTCAGACCTTTCCCATATAAAGAAATGAGAGAAACACTCGAGAGGTTTAAAGTTGTAGGTGTTCTTGATAGATCCATTGCATTTGGTGCATATGCACCAGTTTATTCTGAGATAAGAAACGCATTGTATGAATCTGATAAGAAACCTAAACTCCAGAGTTATATATATGGATTAGGTGGAAGAGACATATTTAAGACTGACATAAAGAAGGTGTTTGAGGAACTTCTAAGTGGAAATGTTGACTCTCAAACACAGAGATACATTGGTTTAAGGGAATAA
- a CDS encoding thiamine pyrophosphate-dependent enzyme, whose translation MATIQEIVSKEKPLVSGHRMCAGCGIPPIVNTIISASDKPVVIANATGCLEVTSTIYPFTAWNVPWIHLTFENAAAVAAGIETALRAFRKQGKIDTDVNIIAIGGDGGTYDIGFQALSGALERRHKFMYVVYDNQGYMNTGNQRSGATPFGASTTTVPSGRVSIGKPQWRKNIVEIVAAHRVPYAAQAAVHNLLDLYNKAKKGFEVDGPSFLAVFQPCTTNWHYDPSLTIQYSKLAAETNFWPLYEIENGKVKINYKPKERKPIEEFLKGQGRFRHLFKPENKHVIEEMQKMVDEEWERLLKLEESGVQL comes from the coding sequence ATGGCAACTATTCAAGAGATCGTATCCAAAGAAAAGCCTTTAGTTTCAGGGCATAGAATGTGTGCAGGATGTGGAATTCCACCAATTGTAAATACAATAATTTCTGCCTCAGATAAGCCTGTTGTTATTGCAAATGCAACTGGTTGTCTTGAAGTTACGTCTACTATATATCCTTTTACTGCATGGAATGTTCCGTGGATTCATTTAACATTCGAAAATGCTGCTGCAGTTGCAGCGGGTATTGAAACTGCTTTGAGGGCATTTAGGAAGCAAGGCAAGATTGATACTGATGTAAATATAATTGCTATTGGCGGAGATGGTGGAACTTACGATATTGGTTTTCAGGCGCTCTCTGGAGCACTTGAAAGAAGACATAAATTCATGTATGTTGTCTACGACAACCAAGGCTATATGAATACTGGTAATCAGAGAAGCGGTGCGACTCCATTCGGTGCTAGCACAACAACAGTTCCTTCTGGTAGGGTTAGTATTGGAAAACCACAATGGAGAAAAAATATCGTAGAGATTGTTGCAGCACACAGGGTTCCCTATGCTGCACAGGCAGCAGTTCACAATTTGCTGGATCTCTACAATAAAGCAAAGAAGGGTTTTGAGGTAGATGGACCTTCATTCCTTGCGGTATTCCAGCCATGCACAACAAACTGGCATTATGATCCTTCTCTTACAATACAATATTCTAAACTTGCCGCCGAAACAAACTTCTGGCCACTTTATGAAATTGAAAACGGCAAAGTAAAAATAAATTATAAACCTAAAGAAAGAAAGCCAATTGAAGAGTTCTTGAAAGGTCAGGGTAGATTTAGGCATCTCTTTAAGCCGGAGAATAAACATGTAATTGAGGAAATGCAGAAGATGGTTGATGAAGAGTGGGAAAGACTTTTGAAACTTGAGGAATCAGGCGTTCAACTTTAA
- a CDS encoding S-methyl-5'-thioadenosine phosphorylase yields MEQYTAEFGVFGGSGFYSFLENVKEIKVETPYGPPSDVIAIGEYKGRSVAFLPRHGKLHQLPPHKIPYRANIWAFKKLGVKRIIAPTAVGSLQSEYKVGDFVVTDQFVDFTRGRECTFYEGPITTHISMAEPYCPELRGIAIEALEKLGVRFHRTGTVVVIQGPRFSTKAESLFFTRMGFHIINMTQYPEVVLARELEMCYVNIAVVTDYDVGIVSEGNVQPVTQEMVIKKFNENIGTLKEVVKYIIEHTPPERHCKCGEALKDARVGE; encoded by the coding sequence ATGGAACAATATACTGCAGAATTTGGTGTTTTTGGTGGATCTGGCTTTTATTCGTTTCTTGAAAATGTAAAAGAAATAAAAGTAGAAACTCCTTATGGACCACCGTCCGACGTTATTGCAATTGGTGAATACAAAGGGAGAAGTGTTGCTTTCTTACCAAGACATGGTAAACTCCACCAACTTCCTCCACATAAAATTCCGTACAGAGCAAACATCTGGGCTTTTAAGAAGCTTGGAGTAAAGCGAATTATTGCACCGACTGCTGTAGGAAGCCTTCAATCTGAATATAAAGTAGGTGATTTTGTTGTGACAGATCAATTCGTGGATTTTACGAGAGGTAGAGAATGCACCTTTTACGAAGGTCCCATAACAACACACATAAGTATGGCTGAACCGTATTGCCCGGAGCTTCGGGGAATTGCTATAGAAGCGCTTGAAAAACTTGGTGTTAGATTTCACAGGACTGGGACTGTTGTTGTAATTCAAGGACCGAGATTTTCAACTAAGGCTGAAAGTTTGTTCTTTACAAGGATGGGTTTTCACATCATCAATATGACTCAGTATCCCGAAGTTGTCCTTGCAAGAGAGCTTGAAATGTGCTATGTAAACATTGCTGTGGTTACTGATTACGATGTTGGCATTGTTTCGGAAGGAAATGTTCAACCTGTAACTCAGGAAATGGTAATCAAGAAATTCAACGAGAATATCGGCACCCTCAAGGAAGTTGTAAAATATATTATCGAGCATACTCCACCTGAAAGACACTGCAAGTGTGGTGAAGCACTTAAAGATGCCCGTGTTGGAGAATAA
- a CDS encoding rhomboid family intramembrane serine protease, with translation MLPLRDTEEIETFPFVTVFLIIVNSIIFVYMYFTALEMPNPDTYFASIYLKYGLVPKKIITAPFFSSEYLTFITSIFLHGSWSHLIFNMLFLWIFGNNVEDYLGHLHFLLFYLLSGIFASLIQLSTMGVSSVPVIGASGAIAGTMGAYFLLFPRSRIRTLVFIFFFITIIEVPAPVYLLIWFLSQLFEGLTNFGVATGVAFFAHVGGFLFGLFYALLIGKHAGRKRRYLYYV, from the coding sequence ATGCTTCCATTAAGAGATACTGAAGAAATTGAAACTTTTCCATTTGTAACGGTTTTTCTTATTATCGTTAATAGCATTATATTTGTCTATATGTATTTTACCGCCTTAGAAATGCCAAACCCCGACACATATTTTGCAAGTATTTATCTAAAATATGGCTTAGTCCCCAAAAAAATAATAACCGCACCCTTTTTTAGTTCGGAATATCTAACCTTCATCACTTCCATTTTTCTCCATGGGAGTTGGTCACACCTTATATTTAATATGCTATTCTTATGGATCTTTGGAAATAATGTTGAGGATTACCTTGGACATTTACATTTCTTATTGTTTTACTTGCTTTCGGGAATCTTTGCTTCCTTAATTCAGCTTTCAACAATGGGCGTAAGTTCTGTTCCGGTAATTGGTGCAAGTGGTGCAATAGCGGGGACAATGGGTGCATACTTTTTACTTTTTCCACGCTCAAGAATTAGAACGCTTGTCTTTATTTTCTTTTTCATAACCATTATAGAAGTTCCTGCGCCTGTGTATCTTCTAATCTGGTTTTTATCTCAACTTTTTGAAGGACTTACGAATTTCGGAGTTGCAACAGGGGTTGCATTTTTTGCTCATGTTGGAGGATTTTTGTTCGGACTTTTTTATGCATTACTTATAGGAAAACATGCAGGAAGAAAAAGGCGATACTTATACTACGTCTGA
- a CDS encoding nucleotide exchange factor GrpE, with product MANNEEEKKTTPEVKEDLNEEKRSSLDESSKNQEKTLEEKLKEMEEELKKKESEIFDLKVENIKLKESLRQASDIYEKELKRKLLKERIEIFKEFLEVLDNFERAFESINDDSVHSKGIMLIKEQLMKFLSSYGIKEMDLLNKPYDPNIAEIGEVVATKDHEPNMVVKILRKGYYIGDDVLRTAVVAVSKESTENTSNQNNN from the coding sequence GTGGCTAATAATGAGGAAGAAAAGAAAACTACACCAGAAGTTAAAGAAGACCTAAATGAAGAAAAGAGGTCTTCTTTGGACGAATCTAGTAAAAATCAGGAAAAAACATTAGAGGAGAAACTTAAAGAAATGGAAGAAGAATTGAAGAAAAAGGAATCCGAAATTTTTGATTTAAAGGTTGAAAATATTAAACTGAAAGAGAGTTTGAGACAGGCTTCCGACATTTACGAAAAGGAATTAAAAAGAAAACTCCTCAAGGAAAGAATAGAAATTTTTAAGGAATTCCTTGAGGTATTAGATAATTTCGAAAGAGCCTTTGAAAGTATTAATGATGATTCGGTTCACTCAAAAGGAATAATGTTAATAAAAGAGCAGCTTATGAAGTTCCTTTCCTCATACGGCATAAAGGAAATGGACTTATTAAATAAGCCTTACGATCCAAATATCGCAGAGATTGGCGAAGTGGTGGCAACAAAGGACCACGAGCCTAATATGGTGGTTAAGATTCTTCGAAAAGGTTATTATATTGGAGATGATGTTTTAAGGACGGCAGTTGTTGCCGTTTCAAAAGAATCAACCGAAAATACTTCAAATCAAAATAACAATTAG